The Lemur catta isolate mLemCat1 chromosome X, mLemCat1.pri, whole genome shotgun sequence genome has a window encoding:
- the ITGB1BP2 gene encoding integrin beta-1-binding protein 2 isoform X2, with translation MGPHCAEKLPDAPQPEGPVTSSSLQEQKPVNVIPKSAETLRRERPKSELPPKLLPLNISQALEMALEQKELDQEPGAGLDSSLIRTGSSCQNPGCDAVYQGPESDATPCTYHPGAPRFHEGMKSWSCCGIQTLDFGAFLAQPGCRVGRHDWGKQLPTSCRHDWHQTDSLVVVTVYGQIPLPAFNWVKASQTELHIHIVFDGNRVFQAQMKLWGVIDVEQSSVSLMPSRVEISLVKADPGSWAQLEHPDALAEKARAGVVLEMDEEESEESDDLSWTEEEEEEEAMGE, from the exons ATGGGACCACACTGTGCTGAGAAGCTTCCTGATGCCCCTCAACCTGAGGGCCCTGTTACGAGCAGTTCACTTCAGGAGCAAAAACCTGTGAACGTGATTCCAAAGTCAGCAGAGACCTTGCGCCGAGAGAGGCCCAA GTCAGAGTTGCCTCCGAAGCTGCTGCCACTAAATATATCCCAAGCCCTGGAAATGGCATTGGAACAGAAGGAACTAGACCAGGAACCTGGGGCAG GACTTGACAGTAGTCTGATCCGGACTGGTTCCAGCTGCCAGAACCCAGGATGTGATGCT GTTTACCAAGGCCCTGAGAGTGATGCTACTCCATGTACCTACCACCCAGGAGCGCCTCGATTCCatgaggg GATGAAATCTTGGAGCTGTTGTGGCATCCAGACCCTGGATTTTGGGGCATTCCTGGCACAGCCAGGATGCAGAGTTGGTAGACATGACTGGGGGAAGCAG CTGCCAACATCTTGCCGCCATGATTGGCACCAGACAGATTCATTAGTAGTGGTGACTGTATATGGCCAGATTCCACTTCCTGCATTCAACTGGGTGAAGGCCAGTCAAACTGAG CTTCATATCCACATTGTCTTTGATGGTAACCGTGTGTTCCAAGCACAGATGAAGCTCTGGGGG gTCATAGACGTGGAGCAGAGCTCTGTCTCCTTGATGCCATCTCGGGTTGAGATCTCTCTGGTCAAGGCTGACCCAGGATCCTGGGCCCAGCTGGAGCACCCCGATGCACTAGCTGAGAAGGCTAGGGCAGGGGTTGTGTTAGAGATGGATGAGGAAGAATCTGAGGAATCAGATGATCTGAGctggacagaggaggaggaagaggaggaagcgATGGGGGAATAG
- the ITGB1BP2 gene encoding integrin beta-1-binding protein 2 isoform X1 — protein MSLLCHNKGCGQHFDPNTNLPDSCCHHPGVPIFHDALKGWSCCRKRTVDFSEFLNIKGCTMGPHCAEKLPDAPQPEGPVTSSSLQEQKPVNVIPKSAETLRRERPKSELPPKLLPLNISQALEMALEQKELDQEPGAGLDSSLIRTGSSCQNPGCDAVYQGPESDATPCTYHPGAPRFHEGMKSWSCCGIQTLDFGAFLAQPGCRVGRHDWGKQLPTSCRHDWHQTDSLVVVTVYGQIPLPAFNWVKASQTELHIHIVFDGNRVFQAQMKLWGVIDVEQSSVSLMPSRVEISLVKADPGSWAQLEHPDALAEKARAGVVLEMDEEESEESDDLSWTEEEEEEEAMGE, from the exons ATTCCTGTTGCCATCACCCTGGGGTCCCAATCTTCCATGATGCACTTAAG GGTTGGTCCTGCTGCCGAAAGCGAACTGTAGATTTCTCTGAGTTCTTAAACATCAAG GGCTGTACTATGGGACCACACTGTGCTGAGAAGCTTCCTGATGCCCCTCAACCTGAGGGCCCTGTTACGAGCAGTTCACTTCAGGAGCAAAAACCTGTGAACGTGATTCCAAAGTCAGCAGAGACCTTGCGCCGAGAGAGGCCCAA GTCAGAGTTGCCTCCGAAGCTGCTGCCACTAAATATATCCCAAGCCCTGGAAATGGCATTGGAACAGAAGGAACTAGACCAGGAACCTGGGGCAG GACTTGACAGTAGTCTGATCCGGACTGGTTCCAGCTGCCAGAACCCAGGATGTGATGCT GTTTACCAAGGCCCTGAGAGTGATGCTACTCCATGTACCTACCACCCAGGAGCGCCTCGATTCCatgaggg GATGAAATCTTGGAGCTGTTGTGGCATCCAGACCCTGGATTTTGGGGCATTCCTGGCACAGCCAGGATGCAGAGTTGGTAGACATGACTGGGGGAAGCAG CTGCCAACATCTTGCCGCCATGATTGGCACCAGACAGATTCATTAGTAGTGGTGACTGTATATGGCCAGATTCCACTTCCTGCATTCAACTGGGTGAAGGCCAGTCAAACTGAG CTTCATATCCACATTGTCTTTGATGGTAACCGTGTGTTCCAAGCACAGATGAAGCTCTGGGGG gTCATAGACGTGGAGCAGAGCTCTGTCTCCTTGATGCCATCTCGGGTTGAGATCTCTCTGGTCAAGGCTGACCCAGGATCCTGGGCCCAGCTGGAGCACCCCGATGCACTAGCTGAGAAGGCTAGGGCAGGGGTTGTGTTAGAGATGGATGAGGAAGAATCTGAGGAATCAGATGATCTGAGctggacagaggaggaggaagaggaggaagcgATGGGGGAATAG